Below is a window of bacterium DNA.
CAATCGCAGACGTAGCCGCTGTCGGGATCGTTCTGATTCTCGAAAGTGAAGGATTCATTCAGCGCGAATAGCAGGCCATTGATGACGATGTCGGTGAAAGCGGGATCCGTTTGGTTATTTCCCTGCCCACCGGAATTCTCGCGGCCGTTGGCGGGAGTGTTCAAGATTTTGATTTCGCCCTCGGCGATGAGGGCTAGTTTCTCGGGATGGCCGGGCGTGACTCCTCCGTATCGCGGTTCGCTGCTGGCATAACGGACGTCATCTTCGAGTCCGAGGCGGCCGCTGACTCCGAAAATCAGGATGCTGTGAACGATGCCGGAAATCCGCACATTGGGCGCGTCGAAGAAGACGATGGCGGAATCGGGCAGCGCGTGATCGGTGTAGTTCGTGGTATCGAAAGGCACGCCTTGCGGACTCCACCAGATCCGCAAGTTGTGATCGCCGAACCGAACGCACGCCTGCATGTTTTCGCCCGCGAAAAAGAAGTGACCTTGAACAACCGCCTGCTCACGCACCCAATCCGCGCGCTCGGGAAGGTCAAGCGGCGGTGCGTTGAAAATCCAGATGCCAGTCGGCCACCATGGATGCCACGGCGGACGCCAGAAGTCGGGGGCGGAAGTGATGACATATTCGTAGAAAACTGGGTCCTGCATGATAGCAATGGTATCGTTCGAGCGGACAGGGCCGCACAGCGTGTCTCCATGCCAGAACTTGATCCAGTCACCGAAGACGGTGCGCTCGCGCTCGGAGAAATACTGATAGTTGATCGGTCGCGCCGCGCCCGCCAGCGCGACGACTATAAGAACCAAGATGAGTACTTTTTCGTGCAGTTTCATGGGGTCCTCCCGATTACAGTTGCACCAGCATGGTTATTTGAGCAGCATCAGTTTGATCGTGTGTGGTTCCCGTCCGGCGAGACGCGCGAAGTAGATACCCGTCGGCAGGTCGGAAGCATCGAGTCGGAAGAAATGTTCTCCTGCCATTCGCGGTTCGTCGAGCAGAAGTCGCGCGCTCCGGCCGAGGACATCGAACAGCTCCAGCCGCACCCGTCCCGCACTCGGCAACGTGAACGTGATTGTCGTCTGCGCGTTGAAGGGATTCGGGTAGGAGGAAAGGATGAGGGATGAGGGATGAGGGATGAACGGCTCGCTTATGGCATCGGGGTTGAGGCTGATCCAGACTTGACCGGGAGTGAAGAGATCGAGATCGCCGTCGCCCTCGAGGTCGGCGAAGTAGATGGTCGTGGGCGTGAACTCGGGCAGAATGTTTTCGTAGAGTGCCCATTGTCCGTGTCGGCGGAAATAGATTTCCCAGTGTCCCCAATTGGATCCGCCCTCGGTCTTCACGATCAGTTCACAAAGGCTGTCTGCGTCGAGGTCGGCGAGGTGAAAAGACAAAA
It encodes the following:
- a CDS encoding T9SS type A sorting domain-containing protein, with translation MKLHEKVLILVLIVVALAGAARPINYQYFSERERTVFGDWIKFWHGDTLCGPVRSNDTIAIMQDPVFYEYVITSAPDFWRPPWHPWWPTGIWIFNAPPLDLPERADWVREQAVVQGHFFFAGENMQACVRFGDHNLRIWWSPQGVPFDTTNYTDHALPDSAIVFFDAPNVRISGIVHSILIFGVSGRLGLEDDVRYASSEPRYGGVTPGHPEKLALIAEGEIKILNTPANGRENSGGQGNNQTDPAFTDIVINGLLFALNESFTFENQNDPDSGYVCDCIPDDRGVIHLTGGLAQKRRGYVHRSTRSSTGYLKRYRYDNDLRYWNTGMWNLRENSVEPAALNFGEVAVGDTTWDTVRVFNDYVPPRLDSFTVGRPFRCPPQRDILAFEHKIPVAFSPDSAGEYRDTLRIRIPYYSSWLTIPVHGSATISSANESFIPHPSSFILSAYPNPFNAQTTITFDLPKAGEVKLEIFDVQGRWVMELFDEHLTAGTHRANFDASSLATGVYLAWLQTGETQKTTKLLLLK